The following coding sequences are from one Paenibacillus sp. JDR-2 window:
- a CDS encoding 3-hydroxyacyl-CoA dehydrogenase/enoyl-CoA hydratase family protein, which yields MSMNRTGTVRRAAVIGSGVMGAGIAAHLANAGMRVLLLDVVPQALLPEEEKRGLTLASPQVRSRLAQAAVARMAKAQPAPLYEPSFAGRITAGNLEDHLAGLSEVDWIVEAVVERLDVKRSLFERVESVWKPGTIVSSNTSGLSVAEMVEGRSDAFRQHFAVTHFFNPPRYMKLVEVVPTSDTAPEVTALLTALCEERLGKGVVVAKDTPNFIANRIGTYGMLVTLEEGLRFGLTVEEADALTGPAMGRPKTATFRMLDLVGLDTLLHVVDNVREKSTDAAERETFARPPLLGQLVASGRLGEKSGGGFYRKIRGQKGGSEIESLDLESLAYRPRSSVKGPIIDAAKAAKGTGAKVRALIGTDPKHKYAQFAWQTVKRTLLYSAALAGVIADSITDIDKAMKWGFSWELGPFELWDALGLEKSVARMKAEGDAVPEWVLAWIAEGNGSFYKVQEGRRSVYAGGGGGYAAEEPSPDEISLAALKEAGRAVLRTSDASLIDLGDDVVCLEFHSQNNAIGGEILTAIRRTAEEVSKNWRGLVIANDGRNFCVGANLLLLLMEAQNGEWDEVEDIIRMFQSSMLSIKKLDRPVVAAPHRMTLGGGVEACLPADQIIFSPETYFGLVETGVGLIPAGGGSKEAAVMAAARAGGGEIQPHLNALFETVAMAKTSTSGFDVGRIGLKRPQDRVIMRQDARIAEAKRAVLELDRAGYTPQPEARVRVAGREGKAVLRMGVHSLLLGGQISKHDALIGNKLAHVMAGGDAAPGAEVSEQYLLDLECEAFLSLCGERKTQDRMSHMLSTGKPLRN from the coding sequence ATGTCGATGAATCGAACGGGTACGGTGAGGCGCGCGGCCGTCATTGGCTCCGGCGTTATGGGCGCGGGAATTGCCGCGCATCTGGCGAATGCCGGCATGCGCGTGCTGCTGCTCGATGTCGTGCCGCAGGCTTTGCTTCCGGAGGAGGAAAAACGCGGGCTGACGCTGGCTTCCCCGCAGGTGCGCAGCCGCCTTGCGCAAGCTGCCGTTGCCCGTATGGCGAAGGCGCAGCCTGCTCCGCTGTATGAGCCGTCTTTTGCCGGGCGGATTACGGCTGGTAATCTCGAGGATCATCTGGCGGGATTATCCGAGGTGGATTGGATTGTGGAGGCGGTTGTCGAGCGGCTGGACGTAAAGCGAAGCCTGTTCGAGCGGGTGGAGAGCGTGTGGAAGCCGGGAACGATTGTGTCCTCCAATACATCGGGCTTATCGGTAGCCGAGATGGTGGAGGGCAGGAGCGATGCGTTCCGGCAGCATTTTGCGGTGACGCATTTTTTCAACCCTCCGCGTTATATGAAGCTGGTTGAGGTAGTGCCGACGAGCGATACGGCTCCCGAGGTTACGGCACTATTGACCGCGTTATGCGAGGAACGGCTTGGCAAAGGCGTTGTTGTGGCGAAGGATACGCCTAACTTTATCGCCAACCGGATCGGCACATACGGCATGCTGGTGACGCTGGAGGAGGGTCTGAGGTTTGGGCTTACGGTGGAGGAAGCGGATGCGCTGACGGGTCCTGCGATGGGGCGGCCCAAGACGGCAACGTTCCGGATGCTGGATCTTGTCGGCCTCGATACGCTGCTTCACGTCGTCGACAACGTCCGGGAGAAAAGCACGGATGCGGCTGAACGCGAGACGTTTGCAAGGCCTCCGCTTTTGGGGCAGCTGGTGGCATCGGGCCGGCTGGGCGAAAAGAGCGGGGGCGGCTTTTACCGGAAAATCAGGGGGCAGAAGGGCGGCAGCGAGATCGAATCGCTTGATTTGGAATCGCTTGCTTACCGGCCGCGGAGCTCGGTAAAGGGACCAATCATCGATGCGGCCAAGGCGGCAAAAGGCACGGGCGCAAAGGTCCGGGCGCTTATCGGCACGGATCCGAAACATAAATATGCCCAGTTCGCCTGGCAGACGGTTAAGCGCACGCTTCTTTATTCGGCAGCCCTGGCTGGCGTTATCGCCGATTCCATCACGGATATCGATAAAGCGATGAAATGGGGCTTCAGCTGGGAGCTTGGGCCGTTCGAGCTGTGGGATGCGCTTGGATTAGAGAAGTCCGTAGCCCGGATGAAGGCCGAAGGCGACGCGGTGCCGGAATGGGTACTGGCGTGGATTGCGGAAGGGAACGGAAGTTTTTATAAGGTACAGGAGGGCAGACGGTCCGTGTACGCCGGCGGGGGCGGAGGGTATGCGGCCGAAGAGCCGTCACCGGATGAGATCTCGCTTGCTGCTCTGAAGGAAGCCGGCAGGGCGGTGCTGCGCACCTCGGACGCCAGCCTTATCGATCTTGGAGACGATGTGGTCTGCCTCGAATTCCATTCGCAGAACAACGCCATCGGCGGCGAGATTCTGACGGCTATCCGGCGGACGGCCGAGGAGGTTAGCAAGAACTGGCGCGGGCTTGTTATCGCGAACGACGGACGCAACTTCTGCGTAGGCGCAAATCTGCTGCTTCTTTTGATGGAGGCGCAAAACGGCGAATGGGATGAAGTCGAGGACATCATCCGGATGTTCCAGAGCAGCATGCTGTCTATCAAAAAATTAGACCGTCCCGTCGTTGCCGCGCCTCACCGGATGACGCTTGGCGGAGGCGTCGAAGCTTGCCTGCCTGCCGACCAGATCATTTTCTCGCCGGAGACGTACTTCGGTCTCGTCGAGACCGGGGTTGGCCTGATCCCGGCGGGCGGCGGTTCGAAAGAAGCTGCCGTTATGGCTGCGGCAAGGGCGGGAGGCGGCGAAATCCAGCCGCATTTGAACGCCTTGTTCGAGACGGTTGCGATGGCCAAAACGTCTACCAGCGGCTTTGATGTTGGCCGCATCGGGCTGAAGCGCCCGCAGGACCGCGTTATTATGCGGCAGGACGCGCGGATTGCCGAAGCGAAGCGGGCGGTGCTTGAGCTGGATCGGGCGGGCTATACGCCGCAGCCCGAGGCTCGCGTCCGCGTGGCTGGCCGCGAGGGCAAAGCCGTGCTTCGCATGGGCGTGCACAGTCTGCTGCTGGGCGGGCAGATCAGCAAGCATGACGCGCTGATTGGCAATAAGCTCGCGCATGTGATGGCCGGCGGCGATGCCGCGCCGGGAGCGGAGGTAAGCGAGCAGTATCTGCTCGACCTGGAATGCGAAGCCTTCCTCAGCCTCTGCGGCGAACGCAAAACGCAGGATCGCATGAGCCACATGCTCTCCACGGGCAAGCCGCTGCGGAATTAG
- a CDS encoding acetyl-CoA C-acyltransferase produces MGAAGKFADHDRDAVIVSAVRTAVGKAKKGSLAETRAEDLGRAVLTAAVGRVPGLDAVDVEDVIIGCAMPEGEQGLNMARIISLYSGFPVTTPAVTINRFCASGLQAIAYAAERIRLGDADILVAGGVESMSHVPMTGFKLAPHPGIVDAMPEVYMGMGHTAEEVARRYNVTRAAQDAFAASSHRKAAAAIQEGRFKDEIVPVTATRSDVNEYGRPVERTFTFDTDEGVRADTTPETLAPLKPSFAREGTVTAGNSSQMSDGAAAVVVMSRAKAKELGLTPLAAFRTYRVAGVAPKVMGIGPIEAIPKALKAANLTVGDIDVLELNEAFAAQCVPIIEQLGIDPERVNVNGGAIALGHPLGCTGTKLSVSLIHELKRRGGGIGVVTMCVGGGMGAAGVFEVYA; encoded by the coding sequence ATGGGAGCAGCGGGCAAATTTGCGGACCATGACCGCGATGCCGTTATCGTATCCGCGGTACGAACCGCGGTGGGCAAGGCGAAGAAGGGAAGTCTCGCGGAGACGAGGGCAGAGGACCTTGGACGGGCCGTGTTGACCGCGGCTGTTGGCCGGGTTCCGGGGCTTGATGCGGTTGACGTCGAGGATGTCATTATCGGCTGTGCCATGCCGGAGGGCGAGCAAGGGCTGAATATGGCGCGGATTATTTCGCTCTATTCGGGCTTCCCGGTTACAACGCCGGCCGTCACGATTAACCGGTTCTGCGCTTCGGGTCTGCAGGCGATCGCTTACGCGGCTGAACGCATACGTCTCGGCGATGCCGACATCCTCGTCGCAGGCGGCGTGGAAAGCATGAGCCATGTGCCGATGACCGGCTTTAAGCTGGCTCCGCATCCGGGCATTGTGGATGCTATGCCGGAGGTGTACATGGGCATGGGTCACACCGCCGAGGAAGTGGCACGCCGCTATAACGTTACCCGCGCGGCGCAGGATGCGTTTGCCGCGTCCAGCCATCGCAAAGCGGCGGCTGCGATTCAGGAAGGCCGCTTCAAAGACGAGATCGTGCCGGTGACGGCAACGAGGTCCGATGTGAACGAATACGGCCGGCCGGTGGAGCGGACCTTCACCTTCGACACCGATGAAGGCGTGCGCGCGGATACGACGCCGGAGACGCTTGCGCCGCTGAAGCCGTCTTTTGCCCGGGAAGGTACGGTTACGGCCGGCAACTCCTCGCAGATGAGCGACGGCGCGGCCGCGGTTGTTGTGATGAGCCGCGCCAAGGCGAAGGAGCTTGGGCTGACGCCTCTTGCCGCATTCCGTACCTACCGGGTTGCAGGAGTAGCGCCGAAAGTGATGGGCATTGGACCTATCGAGGCTATTCCAAAAGCGCTTAAAGCCGCTAACCTAACGGTTGGCGATATTGATGTTTTAGAGCTGAATGAGGCTTTTGCCGCCCAATGCGTGCCGATTATCGAGCAGCTTGGCATCGACCCTGAACGCGTGAACGTAAACGGCGGGGCGATTGCGCTTGGCCATCCGCTTGGCTGTACGGGGACGAAGCTGTCGGTATCGCTTATTCACGAATTGAAAAGGCGCGGCGGAGGAATCGGAGTAGTCACGATGTGTGTCGGCGGAGGTATGGGAGCCGCAGGGGTGTTTGAGGTATACGCGTAG
- a CDS encoding acyl-CoA dehydrogenase family protein: MGENIRFGGRFVIEDALPSATVTPEDFNEEQRMMADAARQFVEGEIFPLDEQIEGLDYELTVKLMRQAGELGLLGADVPEAYGGLGLDKVSTTLLSETLARASSFALSVGAHTGIGTLPIVFFGTAAQKRKYLPKLATGELIAAYCLTEPASGSDALGAKTTAKLSQDGSHYILNGSKLYITNAGFADVFIVYAKVEGEAFSAFIVEKGMPGFSLGPEEHKMGIKGSSTRPLFFEDVAVPVENVLGEIGQGHKIAFNILNIGRFKLGAGCLGGSKETIELASKYANTRKQFGRAISSYPLIGAKLADMNIRTFVLESMVYRTAGWIDAMLSAEGAGADAPDAGMRAAKAISEYALECSINKVFASETLDFVADEGVQIHGGYGYIKEYKVERIYRDSRINRIFEGTNEINRMLIPGTLLKKAMKGELPLLEKAQSLQAELLQPMPVPPFDEPLSREVYRVSQGKKAFLAVGGLAVQKLGMKLDQEQEVLCSLSDIMIQLFAAESALLRTQKLVQSGADAGNAIQMTEVFVQEALEKIESIAKVALAALAKGDALQMQLSVLKKLMRGPLVDTIAAKRDIAARVISGEQYIV, encoded by the coding sequence ATGGGGGAAAACATTCGGTTTGGCGGTCGTTTCGTAATCGAGGATGCTCTGCCGTCCGCGACGGTGACGCCGGAAGACTTCAACGAAGAGCAGAGGATGATGGCGGATGCGGCGCGGCAGTTTGTGGAGGGAGAGATTTTTCCGCTTGATGAGCAGATTGAAGGGCTGGACTATGAGCTGACGGTAAAGCTGATGCGCCAGGCAGGCGAGCTTGGCCTCCTTGGAGCGGATGTGCCCGAAGCCTATGGCGGTCTTGGACTCGATAAAGTAAGCACAACCCTGCTGTCGGAGACGCTTGCCCGCGCCTCCTCTTTCGCGCTGTCCGTTGGCGCGCATACGGGGATCGGCACGCTGCCAATCGTCTTTTTCGGCACAGCCGCCCAGAAGCGCAAATACTTACCGAAGCTTGCCACCGGTGAGCTGATCGCCGCCTATTGCTTAACGGAACCGGCCTCCGGATCGGATGCCTTAGGCGCCAAAACAACGGCAAAGCTGTCGCAGGACGGCAGCCACTATATTCTGAACGGCTCCAAGCTGTACATTACCAACGCGGGCTTTGCGGATGTGTTTATCGTCTACGCGAAGGTGGAGGGGGAAGCGTTCAGCGCGTTTATCGTGGAAAAAGGGATGCCTGGCTTCAGTCTTGGGCCGGAGGAGCACAAGATGGGCATTAAGGGCTCGTCGACGCGCCCGTTATTTTTCGAAGATGTCGCGGTGCCGGTGGAGAACGTGCTTGGCGAGATCGGCCAAGGGCATAAAATCGCGTTTAACATCCTGAACATCGGGCGGTTCAAGCTGGGAGCGGGTTGTCTTGGCGGGTCCAAAGAAACGATCGAGCTAGCTTCCAAATACGCCAACACGCGCAAGCAGTTCGGCCGTGCCATCTCCTCTTACCCGCTCATTGGCGCCAAGCTGGCGGATATGAATATTAGAACCTTCGTGCTGGAATCCATGGTATACCGGACCGCGGGATGGATTGATGCCATGCTGAGTGCGGAGGGGGCCGGAGCGGATGCGCCGGATGCCGGAATGCGGGCGGCGAAAGCGATCAGCGAGTACGCGCTGGAATGCTCGATTAATAAGGTGTTTGCGTCTGAGACGCTGGATTTTGTCGCGGACGAGGGCGTCCAGATTCACGGCGGCTACGGCTATATCAAGGAATACAAGGTGGAGCGCATTTACCGGGATTCGCGGATTAACCGGATTTTCGAAGGGACCAACGAGATTAACCGGATGCTCATTCCGGGAACTTTGCTGAAAAAAGCAATGAAAGGCGAGCTTCCGTTGCTTGAAAAAGCGCAGTCCCTGCAGGCCGAGCTGCTGCAGCCAATGCCGGTTCCGCCGTTTGACGAGCCGCTTAGCCGGGAGGTATACCGCGTATCGCAGGGGAAAAAAGCTTTTCTTGCCGTCGGCGGGCTTGCCGTACAAAAGCTTGGCATGAAGCTTGACCAGGAGCAGGAAGTGCTCTGCTCGCTTTCGGATATCATGATTCAGCTCTTCGCGGCGGAAAGCGCGCTGCTCCGCACGCAAAAGCTTGTTCAAAGCGGTGCGGATGCGGGGAACGCGATTCAAATGACGGAAGTCTTCGTACAGGAGGCGCTGGAGAAGATTGAATCGATTGCGAAGGTTGCTCTGGCGGCGCTGGCGAAGGGAGATGCCTTGCAAATGCAGCTGTCGGTATTGAAGAAGCTGATGCGCGGTCCGCTGGTCGATACGATTGCGGCCAAGCGGGATATTGCCGCACGGGTCATTAGCGGGGAGCAATATATTGTGTAG
- a CDS encoding long-chain-fatty-acid--CoA ligase produces the protein MDKADPENPLVPEDRQKPPNSAPNETPLSPRQEEAAAPQLVEAEPPAAESAAPSAEAEPSVAAAATDSAPDEEPAPEEAVASATSEGPEAPVEIPKPWLRHYPLEIPASLDYPNHGIPQFLINAVEKFPANEAVHFLGKSLTYRELYDHTCRLANGLISLGVNRGDRVAIMLPNCPQAVISYYAALMIGAVVVQTNPLYVERELEHQLKDSGAATIITVDLFYQRLANVRGEFPEAGAVPQLKNAVITSLKDGLPFPKNLLYPLKQRKEGFKADIPYGRHGVVSYKKLISSSSNLPVLTDIHGSDLAQLQYTGGTTGTPKGVMLTHRNLVANTMQTSAWCYRVKDGYERFLAALPLFHVFGLTVLMNFSIMRAGSLVLLPRFETETVLDTISRQQPTLFPGAPTMYVALINHKNSASTDLSSIEACISGSAALPLEVQEQFEKMTGGKLIEGYGLTEASPVTHANLIWGKRKIGTIGMPFPDTIAAIFSPEGKPLPVREVGELVIRGPQVMKGYWNNPEESEIVLRGGWLHTGDLGYMDEDGFFTIVDRIKDVIIAGGFNIYPREVEEVLYEHPGVMEASVLGVKDPYRGETVKAFVVLKKGSYVSAAQLDVWCRQRLAAFKVPHLYEFRESLPKTMIGKVLRRKLMEELEKEQ, from the coding sequence ATGGATAAGGCAGATCCGGAAAACCCGCTTGTACCCGAGGATCGGCAAAAGCCGCCCAATTCCGCACCTAACGAAACGCCACTATCGCCACGGCAGGAGGAAGCCGCAGCCCCGCAGCTCGTAGAAGCAGAGCCACCGGCGGCGGAGTCAGCGGCTCCGTCCGCGGAGGCCGAGCCAAGCGTAGCAGCTGCCGCGACAGACTCCGCCCCGGACGAAGAGCCGGCTCCCGAGGAAGCCGTTGCTTCCGCGACTTCGGAGGGGCCCGAGGCTCCGGTCGAGATTCCTAAGCCGTGGCTGCGGCACTATCCGCTGGAGATCCCGGCTTCCCTGGATTACCCGAATCATGGCATTCCGCAGTTCCTCATTAATGCCGTGGAGAAATTCCCGGCGAACGAAGCCGTTCATTTTCTGGGCAAATCGCTCACCTATCGCGAGCTGTACGACCATACCTGCCGATTGGCGAACGGTCTAATCTCGCTTGGCGTTAACCGCGGCGACCGAGTGGCGATTATGCTGCCGAACTGTCCGCAGGCGGTAATCTCTTACTACGCCGCTCTAATGATTGGCGCCGTGGTAGTTCAGACCAATCCGCTCTATGTGGAACGGGAGCTGGAGCATCAGTTGAAGGACAGCGGTGCCGCAACCATCATTACCGTCGATCTTTTCTATCAGCGCCTTGCCAACGTACGCGGCGAATTTCCGGAAGCGGGGGCTGTTCCCCAGCTCAAGAATGCGGTTATTACGTCGCTGAAGGACGGACTTCCTTTTCCGAAAAATCTCCTCTACCCGCTCAAGCAGCGCAAAGAAGGCTTCAAAGCGGATATACCTTACGGCCGTCACGGAGTCGTTTCCTATAAGAAGCTTATTTCCTCCAGCTCCAATCTTCCCGTTCTGACCGATATTCACGGCAGCGATCTCGCCCAGCTTCAATATACCGGAGGTACGACCGGAACACCGAAAGGGGTGATGCTGACGCACCGGAATCTGGTGGCCAATACAATGCAGACCTCAGCCTGGTGCTACAGGGTGAAGGATGGTTACGAAAGATTTCTGGCGGCACTGCCGTTATTTCATGTATTTGGTTTAACCGTGTTAATGAATTTTTCTATTATGCGCGCAGGTTCACTGGTGCTTCTGCCGCGTTTTGAGACCGAAACCGTGCTCGATACCATCAGCCGGCAGCAGCCAACGCTGTTCCCGGGCGCGCCAACGATGTATGTGGCTCTGATCAATCATAAGAATTCAGCCAGCACCGATCTTTCCTCGATCGAGGCCTGTATCAGCGGATCGGCGGCGCTGCCGCTTGAGGTGCAGGAGCAGTTCGAGAAAATGACCGGCGGCAAGCTGATCGAAGGCTATGGCCTGACGGAAGCTTCACCGGTAACGCATGCCAATCTGATCTGGGGCAAACGCAAAATCGGCACGATCGGCATGCCTTTTCCCGATACGATAGCCGCGATCTTCAGTCCGGAAGGCAAGCCGCTTCCCGTTCGCGAGGTTGGCGAGCTTGTCATTCGCGGTCCGCAAGTGATGAAGGGATACTGGAACAATCCGGAAGAGAGCGAAATCGTGCTGAGGGGTGGCTGGCTGCATACCGGCGACCTTGGCTATATGGACGAAGACGGCTTTTTTACGATTGTAGACCGGATTAAGGATGTCATTATCGCGGGCGGTTTCAATATTTATCCGCGAGAGGTCGAAGAGGTGCTGTATGAGCATCCCGGCGTAATGGAAGCCTCCGTCCTTGGGGTGAAGGATCCGTACCGCGGCGAGACGGTGAAGGCTTTCGTTGTACTTAAAAAAGGCTCCTACGTATCGGCGGCCCAGCTCGACGTCTGGTGCAGGCAGCGGCTTGCCGCGTTTAAGGTGCCGCATCTGTACGAATTCCGGGAGTCTCTTCCGAAGACGATGATCGGCAAGGTCTTAAGGCGCAAGCTGATGGAGGAGCTGGAGAAGGAGCAATAA
- a CDS encoding PaaI family thioesterase — MAEDFAAEQADIERHLAKLEELASGTFWSELGCEVVFAHAEKAAIQLRAEQRHLNLIGIVHGGVLMSMLDNAMGLVVMIACREKTVTAGLNTHFLESAKSGNLVCEAEIMHRIGRTITLQATVKDEEGRLIAWGSGTYRIVSR; from the coding sequence GTGGCGGAGGATTTTGCCGCGGAGCAGGCGGATATTGAGAGGCATTTGGCGAAGCTGGAGGAGCTTGCCAGCGGGACTTTTTGGAGCGAGCTTGGCTGCGAGGTCGTCTTTGCCCATGCGGAAAAAGCGGCGATCCAGCTGCGCGCGGAGCAGCGTCATCTGAATCTGATTGGAATCGTGCATGGCGGTGTATTGATGTCTATGCTGGATAATGCAATGGGGCTGGTCGTGATGATTGCATGCCGGGAAAAGACGGTCACCGCGGGCTTGAACACGCATTTTCTGGAGAGCGCGAAGAGCGGCAATCTGGTATGCGAAGCCGAGATCATGCACCGGATTGGACGGACGATTACCCTGCAGGCAACGGTGAAAGATGAGGAAGGAAGATTGATCGCGTGGGGAAGCGGAACCTATCGGATTGTGTCGCGATAA
- a CDS encoding lipoprotein: protein MKKPVWAIVVLGIVLLLSACNADNNKDKMNNKPATEMGDDKSMNDDKMMNDDKSMSDDKMMNDDKSMGDGK from the coding sequence ATGAAGAAACCTGTTTGGGCAATTGTCGTGCTGGGAATCGTGCTGCTGTTAAGCGCATGCAATGCAGACAATAACAAGGACAAAATGAACAATAAGCCGGCAACGGAGATGGGCGACGACAAATCAATGAACGACGACAAGATGATGAACGACGACAAGTCGATGAGCGACGACAAGATGATGAACGACGATAAGTCGATGGGCGACGGCAAATAA
- a CDS encoding response regulator transcription factor, with product MGANIIVADDERNITDVCRRYLEREGHEVWVAENGEEAIRLWKEHRPDLLVLDLMMPKVDGLEVCDLIRQTDDTPIIMLTARGEEPDRLLGLTMGADDYMTKPFSPRELVLRVHNILRRAGWRSEASPGERDAEKLSEEASGQAIYLEGLSIYPQERRVSVLESDVELTVKEFDLLHLLAMYPGKVFSRSQLLNQVWDIAFDGDTTTVTVHVRRLREKIEPNPSDPTWIKTVWGIGYKLDNKGNTT from the coding sequence ATGGGCGCAAACATAATAGTAGCCGATGATGAGAGGAATATTACGGATGTGTGCCGGCGGTATTTGGAGCGGGAAGGGCATGAGGTATGGGTCGCGGAAAACGGGGAAGAAGCGATCCGCCTATGGAAAGAACATCGCCCGGACCTGCTGGTGCTGGATTTAATGATGCCGAAGGTTGACGGACTTGAGGTTTGCGACCTTATCCGGCAGACCGACGATACCCCTATTATTATGCTGACGGCCCGAGGCGAGGAGCCGGACCGGCTGCTTGGCCTCACGATGGGCGCTGACGACTACATGACGAAACCTTTCAGTCCAAGAGAGCTTGTGCTTCGAGTCCATAATATTTTGCGGCGAGCGGGCTGGAGAAGCGAAGCATCGCCTGGGGAACGGGATGCGGAAAAACTCTCGGAGGAAGCGTCGGGTCAAGCGATTTATCTCGAGGGCTTGTCGATCTACCCGCAGGAGAGAAGGGTTTCCGTTCTGGAGTCGGATGTGGAGCTAACGGTGAAGGAATTCGATCTGCTGCATCTGCTGGCGATGTATCCCGGCAAGGTGTTCTCTCGCAGCCAGCTGCTTAATCAGGTATGGGATATTGCCTTTGATGGCGATACGACTACGGTGACGGTTCATGTCCGGCGGCTGCGGGAGAAAATCGAACCCAATCCTTCCGATCCGACCTGGATCAAGACGGTGTGGGGGATCGGCTACAAGCTCGATAACAAGGGGAATACGACATGA
- a CDS encoding sensor histidine kinase yields the protein MKLRSYLLLANTISIAFIIVLLLVFFQYMLVTREQLIWLGLATVVAGIVSAVLFFLLIRPLEASVRRVGEGAGRIAAGELEARVDRTGLTEFRLLADQFNQMGTSLEQSFRQVKAAESAQRELVANMAHDLRTPLASMQSYAEALEDGVIEDDATYRRYLATIRSETVRLSELIQDLFELSTLDRRTDDQVEKVPAVLEDVLLELHPRFSMGLDAKGLQLRVRLPERSLRVNMLARHLQRILQNLIENAIRYSPHNGIIVIAAEEREDGVIRVSVTDEGVGIAEAERERIFERFYRTDRSRSREGGGAGIGLSIAKLLVEQYGGRIGVEQAEGQGSRFWFTVNEAQGNL from the coding sequence ATGAAGCTCCGATCTTATCTGCTGCTTGCCAATACGATTAGTATCGCGTTTATTATCGTTTTGCTGCTTGTATTCTTTCAATATATGCTCGTTACGCGAGAGCAGTTGATCTGGCTCGGACTTGCTACCGTTGTAGCCGGCATTGTATCGGCCGTCTTGTTCTTCCTGCTTATTCGTCCTCTTGAGGCATCGGTCCGCCGGGTTGGCGAAGGGGCGGGACGGATTGCCGCAGGCGAGCTCGAGGCCAGAGTGGATAGAACGGGCTTGACTGAATTCCGGTTGCTGGCGGATCAGTTCAATCAGATGGGGACGAGTCTCGAACAAAGCTTTCGCCAGGTAAAAGCGGCGGAATCGGCCCAGCGGGAGCTTGTCGCGAACATGGCGCATGATCTGCGGACGCCGCTTGCTTCGATGCAGTCTTATGCGGAAGCGCTGGAGGATGGGGTTATCGAGGATGATGCGACGTATCGCCGTTACTTGGCCACCATCCGCTCCGAGACGGTAAGGCTTAGCGAGCTCATCCAGGATTTATTCGAGCTGTCGACACTGGACAGAAGGACGGACGACCAGGTAGAGAAGGTTCCGGCGGTGCTGGAGGATGTGCTCCTGGAGCTCCACCCGAGATTCTCGATGGGGCTGGATGCCAAGGGGCTTCAGCTTCGGGTCAGGCTGCCGGAGCGATCTTTGCGGGTAAATATGCTGGCAAGACATCTCCAGCGGATTCTTCAGAATCTGATCGAAAACGCCATTCGCTACTCTCCTCATAACGGAATTATCGTCATTGCGGCGGAGGAACGGGAGGATGGCGTGATCCGGGTTTCCGTTACAGATGAAGGGGTTGGCATCGCGGAAGCTGAACGGGAGCGTATCTTCGAGCGGTTTTACCGGACGGACCGTTCCCGCAGCCGCGAAGGCGGCGGAGCGGGAATCGGATTATCGATCGCCAAGCTGCTAGTCGAGCAATACGGTGGGAGAATCGGGGTGGAGCAGGCGGAAGGACAAGGTAGCCGGTTCTGGTTCACGGTTAACGAAGCGCAAGGCAATCTTTAA